A window of Pirellulales bacterium contains these coding sequences:
- a CDS encoding DoxX family protein — MDSSTTNWCHDVGKLLLRLTIGGLLLLHGLDKIMHPQDFDKILGAVRFHNLPDFLAYGVYVGEAVAPILVIVGLFTRIASAVIAINMAVAVWLAHQNMLWTLNDGGGWAIELQALYFLGALSIMFLGAGSFSFDALWRNRSQATESPPPQK, encoded by the coding sequence ATGGACTCCTCAACGACCAACTGGTGCCACGACGTTGGCAAATTACTGTTGCGCTTAACCATTGGCGGGCTGCTCCTACTGCACGGGCTCGACAAGATTATGCACCCGCAAGATTTTGACAAAATTCTCGGCGCCGTTCGGTTCCATAACCTTCCCGATTTTTTGGCCTACGGCGTTTACGTGGGGGAAGCAGTGGCCCCGATTCTGGTAATTGTCGGCCTGTTCACACGCATCGCCTCGGCTGTCATTGCCATCAACATGGCGGTGGCGGTATGGCTGGCGCACCAAAACATGTTGTGGACATTGAACGACGGAGGCGGGTGGGCGATTGAGTTGCAAGCGCTCTACTTCCTCGGCGCACTGTCGATTATGTTTTTGGGCGCCGGCAGCTTCAGCTTCGACGCCCTGTGGCGCAACCGCAGCCAAGCCACCGAATCCCCACCGCCGCAAAAGTAA